A genomic window from Triticum urartu cultivar G1812 chromosome 7, Tu2.1, whole genome shotgun sequence includes:
- the LOC125521508 gene encoding auxin-responsive protein SAUR71-like, with amino-acid sequence MKRLLRRLSRVAAADACAAAAYQPLRPDSAAKASSTASSSSSSFFGARRLGRGARVPEGHVPVCVGEEGGPVERFAVRAELLGQPAFKALLRRAAQEYGYGHPGALRIPCAVADFRRLLLGLSDPGCQATDDDDAALYY; translated from the coding sequence ATGAAGCGCCTGCTCAGACGGCTCTCCCGCGTGGCCGCGGCCGACGCCTGCGCAGCCGCCGCGTACCAGCCGCTCCGGCCCGACTCCGCGGCGAAGGCCTCCTCCACGGCTTCATCTTCGTCCTCCTCGTTCTTCGGCGCGCGAAGGCTCGGCCGCGGCGCGCGGGTGCCGGAGGGCCACGTGCCGGTGTGCGTCGGCGAGGAGGGCGGCCCCGTGGAGCGCTTCGCCGTGCGGGCCGAGCTCCTGGGCCAGCCGGCGTTCAAGGCCCTGCTTCGGCGTGCCGCGCAGGAGTACGGCTACGGCCACCCTGGCGCGCTTCGCATCCCCTGCGCCGTCGCCGActtccgccgcctcctcctcggacTCTCCGACCCCGGCTGCCAGGCcaccgacgacgacgacgccgcGCTCTACTACTAG